A single window of Vigna unguiculata cultivar IT97K-499-35 chromosome 1, ASM411807v1, whole genome shotgun sequence DNA harbors:
- the LOC114176946 gene encoding U-box domain-containing protein 1-like: protein MDTKLLTIRTLVSSLTSSSDQTRLAALRHLRRTSNEDPASRTIISAAGAVPLLAAALYSPSHPIQDDAAATLLNLSISDRRPLLSCPALLPSLAHVLSRHATSSAPSAVQSAAATLHSLLAVVAEFRPTVGAKPEILRALISIISDPDSLTRTIKDALKASFGIALYRPSRTALVRLGAVPVLFGLVAKDKDGKRKVGIIEDATAVIAQIAACEESEDAFLKVSGVSRLAMMLCSESGNCSLRTKENAVAALLNLVRYGSERVVGEVKNKVGALDGISYVQEHGSPKGKSKAVAFFKLLLDGGSSGEIAQDLYPVHSDSGSSR, encoded by the coding sequence ATGGACACGAAATTGTTAACAATCCGTACACTGGTCTCCTCCCTCACTTCCTCCTCCGACCAAACCCGTCTCGCCGCCCTCCGCCACCTCCGCCGCACCTCCAACGAGGACCCCGCCTCCCGCACCATCATCTCCGCCGCCGGCGCCGTCCCCCTCCTCGCCGCCGCGCTCTACTCCCCCTCCCACCCCATCCAAGACGACGCCGCCGCCACCCTCCTCAACCTCTCCATCTCCGACCGCCGCCCCCTGCTCTCCTGCCCCGCCCTCCTACCTTCCCTCGCCCACGTCCTCTCCCGCCACGCCACCTCCTCCGCCCCATCCGCCGTCCAATCCGCCGCCGCCACCCTCCACAGCCTCCTCGCCGTGGTAGCCGAGTTCCGCCCCACCGTCGGTGCAAAACCGGAGATTCTCCGTGCCCTCATCAGTATAATCAGCGATCCCGATTCGCTGACGAGGACGATCAAGGATGCTCTGAAAGCATCGTTCGGAATTGCACTCTACCGGCCGAGCCGAACCGCACTGGTCCGGCTGGGCGCCGTTCCCGTGCTCTTCGGTCTGGTGGCGAAGGACAAGGACGGGAAGAGAAAAGTTGGCATAATCGAGGATGCGACGGCGGTGATCGCGCAGATTGCGGCGTGCGAGGAGAGCGAGGACGCGTTTCTTAAGGTTTCGGGGGTTTCTAGGTTGGCCATGATGCTGTGTTCCGAAAGTGGAAACTGTAGTTTGAGGACAAAGGAGAATGCTGTTGCGGCGTTGTTGAATCTCGTGAGATATGGGAGTGAGAGAGTGGTTGGAGAGGTTAAGAACAAGGTTGGGGCTTTGGATGGAATCTCCTACGTGCAGGAACACGGTAGCCCCAAAGGGAAGAGCAAAGCCGTCGCATTTTTCAAGCTTCTGCTTGATGGTGGAAGCAGTGGTGAAATTGCTCAAGATTTGTACCCGGTTCACTCTGATTCCGGTTCAAGCCGCTAG
- the LOC114195892 gene encoding trihelix transcription factor ASIL2 encodes MEEKSEKQDDSHPSLFLPDHATIKEDNSPRKVIVGGGDRLKRDEWSEGAVSTLLEAYEAKWVLRNRAKLKGHDWEDVAKHVSSRANSTKSPKTQTQCKNKIESMKKRYRSESATTADASSWPLYSRLDLLLRGTGPISSFPTPNPTPTTPTLTPTTIAPSFQPPHAATNSNQALVLLDPPSLAVSQAPPSAAPPPPTQNSHGSNGDERLIKEDGLGGKSCEDVSEKNVIESDSSTPALYSEKEKVRCNKRKMKSEKKKKRVRRNSNSNNSEDMEIAESIRWLAEVVVRSEESRMETMKEIEKMRVEAEAKRGEMELKRTEIIANTQLEIARIFASVNKDVDSSLRIGRS; translated from the exons ATGGAGGAGAAATCAGAGAAGCAAGATGATAGTCACCCATCTCTCTTTCTCCCTGATCACGCCACCATCAAAGAAGACAATTCTCCCAGAAAAGTCATTGTTGGTGGCGGTGACAGGTTGAAGAGAGATGAGTGGAGTGAAGGGGCTGTGTCAACCCTTCTTGAAGCCTATGAGGCTAAATGGGTGCTCAGAAACAGAGCCAAACTCAAGGGCCATGACTGGGAAGATGTTGCAAAACATGTCTCATCAAGAGCCAACTCCACCAAGTCACCGAAGACACAGACTCAGTGCAAGAACAAGATTGAGTCCATGAAGAAAAGGTACAGATCAGAGTCTGCAACCACTGCTGATGCATCATCTTGGCCTTTGTACTCTCGCCTTGATCTTCTCCTGCGTGGCACAGGACCAATATCTTCATTCCCAACACCAAATCCAACACCAACAACACCAACACTAACACCAACAACAATAGCACCATCATTTCAACCACCACATGCTGCCACCAACAGTAACCAGGCTCTGGTATTGTTAGATCCTCCTTCACTGGCTGTGTCACAAGCTCCTCCTTCTGCTGCTCCTCCACCACCCACACAAAACTCTCACGGATCCAATGGTGACGAAAGACTAATCAAG GAAGATGGGTTAGGGGGGAAGTCATGTGAGGATGTATCTGAGAAGAATGTGATAGAGTCGGATAGTAGCACACCTGCTCTATACAGTGAAAAGGAGAAGGTGAGATGCAACAAGAGGAAGATGAAAagtgagaagaagaagaagagggtgAGAAGGAACAGTAACAGCAATAACAGTGAAGACATGGAGATAGCAGAAAGCATAAGGTGGCTAGCAGAAGTGGTGGTGAGGTCAGAAGAAAGCAGAATGGAGACAATGAAAGAGATTGAGAAGATGAGGGTTGAAGCTGAGGCAAAGAGAGGGGAGATGGAGCTCAAGAGAACTGAGATCATAGCCAACACTCAACTAGAGATTGCTAGGATCTTTGCAAGTGTCAATAAAGATGTTGATTCTTCACTAAGAATTGGAAGAAGTTAA